A single genomic interval of Aphidius gifuensis isolate YNYX2018 linkage group LG6, ASM1490517v1, whole genome shotgun sequence harbors:
- the LOC122858975 gene encoding chitinase-like protein Idgf4 gives MKLVIFAAIVALSVNLGNALDPHEHNKVVCYWNSTSFERLGAGKFKLDDLKPALEVCTHLVYGFAGIEAGTFKAISLHPSIDTGAGFGFYKQVTQLKRTYPAIKFYLSIGGNDDPYEETHKYLTLLESKDARNEFIKSVSIMLNEYDFDGVDLAWQFPPVKYAKKRNAFVSFWHKIKKTFGYGNFHDEKEEEHKTGFTNLVRDLKGQLRTKNKDLTITVLPHVNATVYYDIRLLQPNIDAVHLMTFDQKNPERNPDEADYPAPIYESYGRTLQDNIDFNVRYWLEHGTPGGKIVIGVPSFARTWKLTEDSQISGVPPIVADGPGAAGPHTAIPGLLSYAEVCARLTESAVGGRVKRVNDPSKKYGGYAYQSYNKDTSAEGMWIGFEDPETAGNKASYAKAKGLGGVAIFDLSTDDFRGNCNGDKFPIVKAAKYKL, from the exons atgaagCTAGTAATATTTGCGGCAATCGTCGCACTCAGTGTCAACCTTGGCAACGCTCTTGATCCACATGAACACAACAAGGTTGTTTGCTATTGGAATTCTACCTCTTTCGAACGTCttg gagctggaaaatttaaacttgatgatCTAAAACCAGCATTAGAAGTTTGTACTCATTTGGTTTATGGATTCGCTGGGATTGAAGCTGGCACTTTCAAA gcTATCTCACTTCATCCAAGTATTGACACTGGTGCAGGATTTGGTTTTTATAAACAAGTCACACAATTAAAAAGGACTTATCCAGCTATCAAATTTTATCTGTCAATTGGTGGCAATGATGATCCATATGAGGAAACTCACAAATACTTGACcttg cttgaatcGAAAGATGCAAgaaatgaatttatcaaatcTGTCTCTATTATGCTCAATGAATACGATTTTGATGGAGTTGATCTTGCCTGGCAATTTCCACCTGTTAAATATGCTAAAAAACGTAACGCATTCGTCTCATTTTGGCATAAAATCaag AAAACATTTGGCTATGGAAATTTCCatgatgaaaaagaagaagaacacAAAACTGGATTCACTAATTTAGTTCGTGATTTGAAAGGTCAATtgagaacaaaaaataagGATCTCACTATCACAGTACTTCCCCACGTTAATGCAACTg tATACTATGACATACGTCTTTTACAACCAAATATTGATGCTGTTCATTTAATGAcatttgatcaaaaaaatccTGAAAGAAATCCCGATGAAGCTGATTATCCAGCTCCAATTTATGAGAGTTATGGACGTACTCTTCAAgacaatattgattttaatgtcag ataCTGGCTTGAGCATGGAACTCCCGGTGGTAAAATAGTCATTGGTGTTCCATCATTTGCTCGTACCTGGAAATTAACAGAAGACAGTCAAATCTCTGGTGTACCACCAATTGTAGCTGATGGCCCTGGTGCTGCTGGTCCACATACAGCAATACCTGGTTTATTGTCTTATGCTGAAGTTTGTGCTCGTTTGACTGAAAGTGCTGTTGGAGGTCGTGTTAAACGTGTCAATGATCCATCAAAAAAATACGGAG gATATGCTTATCAATCATACAATAAAGACACATCAGCCGAGGGAATGTGGATTGGATTTGAAGATCCAGAAACAGCTGGAAACAAAGCTAGCTATGCCAAGGCTAAAGGTCTCGGTGGAGTTGCTATATTTGACTTGTCAACTGATGATTTTCGTGGTAATTGCAATGGTGATAAATTCCCAATTGTCAAAGCAGCTAAATataagctttaa
- the LOC122858974 gene encoding Golgi integral membrane protein 4-like, translated as MSGSRLGRGRGGRLAIYTGCLLIVVLLVFLYRAATTEMTRLRELHDQCTHQQEALAAQLQVIFEYKVRLEKSLAEEKSSNTAIKQELQQRATREKSLRDKDSIEAMQKFNSLQQQFKLLKTEHQDLKDECATTQKLAFEDKNRLETKLQDLRIQISENKKMNESLEHLKTKYLEVEVEKTKFEDKYNELLKDTGNADSRVEHLNKEVFQLKQDLKDAKTSCRSTASSPIFEKSQTSHQIAQPVIDQQIASSSSRQQTGSVTGVSRILTESGTTKSIVNSASTASDKSVQGKSVSRIKLPVGVVPIPQMIDQTNDRNEESKRIDNDKNLSSNNRHIDLKKSDDPKIPDNEIPGAIANGAKHVGAQILNRGFQEIGDEPNNFGRIPGFDGGREGESIDDQYGYDRDLPPKNDINNEENEEEEDEDEDDQIEYRNNAKQAKQE; from the exons ATGAGCGGCTCCCGGCTCGGTAGGGGCCGAGGTGGCCGTTTGGCCATTTACACTGGATGTTTGTTAATTGTTGtacttttagtttttttgtatcgTGCTGCAACAACTGAAATGACAAGACTACGTGAATTACACGATCAATGTACACATCAACAAGAAGCCCTGGCGGCTCAACTCCAAG ttatatttGAATACAAGGTGAGACTTGAAAAATCATTGGCTGAAGAAAAAAGTTCAAATACAGCAATTAAACAAGAATTACAACAACGTGCAACTAGAGAAAAATCATTAAGAGATAAAGATAGTATTGAAGCtatgcaaaaatttaattcattacaacaacaatttaaattattaaaaactgaACATCAAGATTTAAAAGATGAATGTGCAACAACTCAAAAATTAGcatttgaagataaaaatcGTCTTGAAACAAAGCTACAAGATCTTAGAATTCAAatatcagaaaataaaaaaatgaatgaaagtcttgaacatttaaaaacaaaatatcttgaagttgaagttgaaaaaactaaatttgaagataaatataatgagtTATTAAAAGACACTGGTAATGCTGATAGTCGAGTTGAACATTTGAATAAAGAAGTATTCCAACTTAAACAAGATCTCAAAGACgccaaa acATCATGCAGATCAACAGCATCAAGtccaatatttgaaaaatcccAAACATCACATCAAATTGCTCAGCCAGTTATTGATCAGCAaatagcatcatcatcatcacgaCAACAG actgGTTCAGTGACTGGTGTATCAAGGATTTTGACAGAAAGTGGTACAACaaaatcaattgtaaattCAGCATCAACAGCATCAGATAAAAGTGTACAAGGAAAATCAGTTTCACGAATAAAATTGCCAGTGGGCGTTGTGCCAATACCACAAATGATCGATCAAACAAATGATAGGAATGAGGAGTCAAAAAGAATTGACAATGATaagaatttatcatcaaataacagacatattgatttgaaaaaatctGATGATCCAAAGATACCAGATAATGAGATCCCCGGAGCAATTGCCAATGGTGCAAAGCATGTTGGTGCACAAATTCTTAATCGAGGATTTCAGGAAATTGGCGATGAACCCAATAATTTTGGAAGAATACCTGG aTTTGATGGAGGCAGAGAGGGTGAAAGTATTGACGATCAATACGGCTACGACAGGGATTTACCACCGAAGAATGACATTAACAATGAGgaaaatgaagaagaagaagacgaGG ATGAAGACGATCAAATTGAATATCGCAATAATGCCAAACAGGCAAAACAAGAATAA